The following proteins come from a genomic window of candidate division WOR-3 bacterium:
- a CDS encoding ArsA-related P-loop ATPase: MISHKFFFFLGKGGSGKTTLSILLSKFFGKNTLLFSLDPAHNISDYLGLKEKKEFKEFKNIFIYEPDIERLIDKKAFEESRKIEKFSPLFTLFEDSLKENFRYLPGIEEDCMIDLIIKGFSDNYDRVIFDMPPTALSLRIVSLILMRKKLLSFLLHQRKKIIELRKIMGEKIEKDPVYEKIKENLNIYKKFYPEFKRSIFFVVYNPFEASIKEGDRITDFLKKNGLMVKKIMNRVKEGSFKGFDIIIPEIENPLNFF, from the coding sequence TTGATATCTCATAAATTTTTTTTCTTTCTTGGAAAAGGTGGTTCAGGAAAAACAACTCTTTCAATACTCCTTTCAAAATTTTTTGGAAAGAATACTCTTCTTTTTTCTCTTGATCCTGCCCATAACATTTCAGATTATCTCGGTTTAAAAGAAAAAAAAGAATTTAAAGAGTTTAAAAATATTTTTATATATGAACCTGATATAGAAAGACTAATAGATAAAAAAGCATTTGAGGAATCAAGGAAAATTGAAAAATTTTCTCCTCTTTTTACTTTATTTGAAGATTCTTTAAAAGAAAATTTTAGATATTTACCAGGTATAGAAGAAGATTGTATGATTGACCTTATTATTAAGGGATTCTCTGATAATTACGATAGAGTAATTTTTGATATGCCTCCAACAGCTCTTTCCTTAAGAATAGTTTCTCTTATTCTTATGAGAAAAAAACTTCTAAGTTTTTTATTGCATCAGAGAAAAAAAATAATTGAATTGAGGAAAATTATGGGTGAAAAAATTGAAAAGGACCCAGTTTATGAAAAGATTAAAGAAAATTTAAACATATATAAGAAATTTTATCCTGAATTTAAGAGGAGTATTTTTTTCGTAGTTTATAATCCCTTTGAAGCATCAATTAAAGAGGGTGATAGAATAACTGATTTTTTAAAAAAGAATGGTTTAATGGTAAAAAAAATTATGAATAGGGTAAAAGAGGGAAGTTTTAAAGGTTTTGATATAATTATTCCTGAAATTGAAAATCCTTTAAATTTTTTTTAA
- a CDS encoding carbon starvation protein A, which translates to MATLLLLTGGFIYLFFYFTYGKILEKKVVKADPESKTPAIKLRDDVDYVPTPKLILFGHHFASIAGVGPIVGPAIAMIWGYGLPLLWIWIGNVFIGKVHDYLSLMASVRYEGKSIQWIAGKLMGERTQILFNFFVLFVLILVLAAFSSIISNLFTKQPEVATAFLLFTILAVFLGYLLRILRGNYVIVTIVGLFLMPFLFYISFLFPLNLPYKMWLIFLSLYVIFASSLPVWVLLQPRDYINAWFLWIGLFIGMISVFLSFKSINFPFFTSFSPPAIEGRNSPFWPTIPLIIACGSLSGFHCLVCSGTSSKQLDKETSGLFVGAGSMFTEGMLATVVVLVIGLFGLNLIGEINVGKDYLSEIVKIGGPIGIFAKSYAKAVNSSFNFVSEKIILIFASLWVSSFATTTLDTCGRIARYILKELMEPITLKKTFFAKLQNKYLLSSIPVLLGFFLAIQGSWSLLWPSFGGANQLLASVALLTISLWVIKILKIKGTLKLLILVPSLFLWLTVTLAFLWYLFYVIPFVSSHVMNLYQKILIAIMILVMLYLNSILFINFYKSLNEKSF; encoded by the coding sequence ATGGCAACTTTACTTTTATTAACCGGTGGATTTATTTATCTATTTTTTTATTTTACCTATGGGAAAATACTCGAAAAGAAAGTGGTGAAAGCAGATCCAGAAAGCAAAACTCCTGCTATCAAACTGAGAGATGATGTAGATTATGTGCCTACTCCTAAACTTATTCTTTTTGGACATCACTTTGCTTCCATTGCAGGTGTTGGGCCTATTGTAGGACCTGCTATAGCTATGATATGGGGGTATGGTCTTCCTCTTTTATGGATTTGGATAGGTAATGTTTTTATTGGTAAAGTTCATGATTATCTTTCCCTTATGGCAAGTGTAAGATATGAGGGTAAATCAATTCAATGGATAGCTGGAAAACTTATGGGTGAAAGAACCCAGATTCTCTTTAATTTTTTTGTTCTTTTTGTTCTTATTTTAGTTCTTGCAGCTTTTTCTTCAATCATTTCAAATTTATTTACAAAACAGCCAGAGGTTGCAACTGCCTTTCTTTTATTTACTATACTTGCGGTGTTTTTGGGTTATCTTTTGAGAATTTTAAGGGGCAATTATGTTATTGTTACTATAGTAGGTCTTTTTTTAATGCCCTTTTTATTTTATATTTCCTTTCTTTTCCCACTCAATTTACCTTATAAAATGTGGTTAATTTTTCTTTCTCTTTATGTTATTTTTGCTTCCTCACTTCCTGTATGGGTTTTGCTTCAGCCAAGAGATTATATAAATGCCTGGTTTCTATGGATTGGTTTATTTATAGGTATGATTTCAGTTTTTTTGAGTTTCAAATCAATAAATTTTCCATTTTTTACAAGTTTTTCACCACCTGCTATAGAGGGAAGAAATTCTCCTTTCTGGCCCACAATTCCTTTAATTATTGCATGTGGTTCTTTATCAGGATTTCACTGTCTTGTTTGTTCAGGAACTTCAAGTAAACAGCTGGATAAAGAAACATCAGGTCTCTTTGTCGGTGCGGGTTCTATGTTTACAGAGGGAATGCTTGCAACTGTTGTTGTTCTTGTAATAGGTCTTTTTGGTTTAAATTTAATTGGTGAAATAAATGTTGGTAAGGATTATCTTTCAGAAATTGTTAAAATTGGTGGTCCAATAGGAATATTTGCAAAAAGTTACGCAAAAGCTGTTAATTCTTCTTTTAATTTTGTTTCTGAAAAAATTATACTTATTTTTGCATCTTTATGGGTTTCATCTTTTGCAACTACGACACTCGATACTTGTGGTAGAATTGCAAGGTATATTTTAAAGGAGCTTATGGAGCCTATAACACTTAAAAAAACTTTCTTTGCTAAATTACAAAATAAGTATCTCCTTTCCTCTATACCTGTTCTTTTAGGGTTTTTTCTTGCGATACAGGGTTCATGGTCTTTATTATGGCCATCCTTTGGTGGAGCAAACCAGCTTTTAGCTTCTGTAGCTCTTTTGACTATTTCTCTCTGGGTTATAAAAATTTTAAAAATAAAAGGCACTCTTAAATTATTAATTCTTGTGCCCTCCCTTTTTCTCTGGTTAACTGTAACTCTTGCTTTTCTATGGTATTTATTTTATGTTATTCCTTTTGTTTCTTCACATGTTATGAATTTATATCAAAAAATTCTTATTGCTATTATGATCTTAGTGATGCTTTATTTAAATTCAATTTTATTTATTAATTTTTATAAGTCTTTAAATGAAAAATCCTTTTAA